In Helianthus annuus cultivar XRQ/B chromosome 9, HanXRQr2.0-SUNRISE, whole genome shotgun sequence, the following are encoded in one genomic region:
- the LOC110877876 gene encoding stromal 70 kDa heat shock-related protein, chloroplastic — protein sequence MASSTAQIHALGFASNQNSPKTVFFGKGLTKSISFSHQKSFVKLKNSRRNRVVAEKVVGIDLGTTNSAVGAMEGGKPVIVTNAEGQRTTPSVVAYTKNGDRLVGQIAKRQAVVNPENTFFSVKRFIGRKMAEVDEESKQVSYTVVRDENGNVKIECPAIGKQFAAEEISAQVLRKLVDDASKFLNDKVTKAVVTVPAYFNDSQRTATKDAGRIAGLEVLRIINEPTAASLAYGFERKNNETILVFDLGGGTFDVSVLEVGDGVFEVLSTSGDTHLGGDDFDKRVVDWLAASFKKDEGIDLLKDKQALQRLTETAEKAKMELSTLTQANISLPFITATADGPKHIDTTLTRAKFEELCSDLLDRLKRPVENSLRDAKLSFKDIDEVILVGGSTRIPAVQEVVKSLTGKEPNVTVNPDEVVALGAAVQAGVLSGDVSDIVLLDVTPLSIGLETLGGVMTKIIPRNTTLPTSKSEVFSTAADGQTSVEINVLQGEREFVRDNKSLGSFRLDGIPPAPRGVPQIEVKFDIDANGILSVTAMDKGTGKKQDITITGASTLPSDEVERMVNEAEKFAKEDKEKRDAIDTKNQADSVVYQTEKQLKELGDKVPAPVKEKVEAKLGELREAINGGSTQTIKDAMAALNQEVMQLGQSLYNQPGAPGTPPGAEPAGSSDKGPEGPEGDVIDADFTDSK from the exons ATGGCGTCTTCCACCGCTCAGATTCACGCTCTCGGATTCGCTTCAAATCAAAATTCACCTAAAACCGTCTTCTTCGGCAAAGGATTAACCAAATCCATTTCCTTTTCACACCAAAAATCCTTCGTAAAGTTGAAAAACAGTAGAAGAAATAGAGTAGTGGCGGAGAAGGTGGTCGGAATAGATCTAGGAACGACGAACTCTGCGGTGGGAGCGATGGAGGGAGGGAAGCCGGTGATAGTGACGAACGCGGAGGGGCAGCGGACGACGCCGTCGGTGGTGGCGTACACGAAGAACGGGGACCGGTTGGTAGGGCAGATAGCGAAGAGGCAGGCGGTGGTGAATCCGGAGAATACGTTTTTCTCGGTGAAGAGGTTTATTGGGAGGAAGATGGCGGAGGTGGATGAGGAGTCGAAGCAGGTGTCATATACGGTTGTTAGAGATGAGAATGGGAATGTTAAGATTGAGTGCCCGGCTATTGGGAAGCAGTTTGCTGCTGAAGAGATTTCTGCACAG GTTTTGAGAAAACTTGTGGATGATGCTTCCAAATTTCTGAACGACAAGGTCACTAAAGCTGTCGTGACAGTTCCTGCTTATTTCAATGATTCTCAAAGAACAGCAACCAAGGACGCCGGTCGAATTGCTGGTCTGGAAGTTCTGCGAATTATCAACGAACCTACAGCTGCTTCGCTAGCTTATGGTTTTGAAAGGAAGAACAATGAGACTATATTGGTTTTTGATCTTGGAGGTGGTACTTTCGATGTTTCAG TTCTTGAGGTTGGTGATGGAGTCTTTGAGGTTCTGTCTACTTCTGGAGATACACATCTCGGTGGTGACGATTTTGACAAG AGGGTTGTTGACTGGCTTGCTGCAAGCTTCAAGAAAGACGAGGGCATTGACTTACTAAAAGACAAGCAAGCACTGCAACGGTTGACCGAAACAGCTGAAAAGGCGAAGATGGAACTTTCAACTTTGACACAGGCAAATATTAG CTTGCCGTTCATTACAGCCACCGCAGATGGCCCTAAACATATTGACACTACCCTTACAAGAGCAAAGTTTGAGGAACTATGTTCAGACCTGCTGGATAG GCTTAAAAGACCAGTTGAGAATTCTTTGAGAGATGCCAAGCTGTCGTTTAAAGATATTGATGAGGTGATCCTTGTTGGTGGCTCAACACGTATTCCAGCTGTTCAGGAAGTTGTCAAGAGCCTTACCGGAAAGGAACCGAATGTTACCGTCAATCCAGATGAAGTGGTTGCCTTGGGAGCTGCAGTCCAG GCTGGTGTTTTGTCTGGAGATGTGAGTGACATTGTTCTTCTAGACGTAACACCGTTATCCATTGGTCTAGAAACTCTTGGCGGTGTGATGACAAAGATCATCCCAAGAAACACAACTCTTCCAACTTCAAAATCAGAGGTTTTCTCTACAGCTGCTGACGGGCAAACAAGTGTCGAGATTAACGTCCTTCAGGGTGAGAGAGAGTTTGTTAGAGATAACAAGTCTCTTGGTAGCTTCCGGCTTGATGGAATCCCGCCTGCCCCACGTGGGGTCCCCCAAATTGAAGTTAAATTCGACATAGATGCAAACGGTATCTTGTCTGTCACCGCCATGGATAAGGGCACCGGAAAGAAACAAGATATCACCATCACCGGTGCTAGCACATTACCTAGTGATGAG GTGGAGAGAATGGTTAACGAAGCCGAAAAGTTTGCAAAAGAAGACAAAGAAAAGCGAGACGCTATCGACACAAAGAACCAGGCGGATTCGGTCGTGTACCAGACAGAGAAGCAGCTGAAGGAATTAGGAGACAAGGTTCCTGCACCGGTGAAAGAGAAGGTCGAGGCCAAACTCGGTGAGCTGAGGGAGGCTATCAACGGTGGGTCAACACAAACCATAAAAGATGCGATGGCTGCACTTAACCAAGAGGTGATGCAGCTCGGCCAGTCCCTTTACAACCAACCCGGTGCACCGGGCACACCACCGGGTGCCGAGCCGGCTGGATCATCGGACAAGGGACCCGAGGGACCTGAGGGTGACGTCATTGATGCTGATTTCACTGACAGCAAGTGA